In Actinoplanes octamycinicus, the genomic window AACAATCAGGTCGACCTGAGTGCAAAGATCGTCGATAGTCGGCCTAGACTCCGACCGAGGCATGCTTGTGAACTAATTCACGAGCACTGCGGATCGGAGGCTGCACCGTGAACGACCACCCGCCATCCACCGTCGCTGACGAGGCTGACGTGATCGTGGTCGGAGCGGGCCCGGGTGGCAGCGCGGCTGCCTACCATCTCGCCCGGCACGGCGTCCGGGTGCTGCTCCTGGAGAAAACCGAGTTCCCGCGCGAGAAGGTGTGTGGCGACGGCCTGACCCCGCGCGCCGTCCGTCAGCTGGTCCGGATGGGTATCGACACCTCCGAGAAGGCCGGCTGGCTGCAGAACCGGGGTCTGCGCGTGATCGGCGGCGGGGTCCGGCTCGAGCTGGACTGGCCCGAGCTGGCGAGTTTCCCCAGTTACGGCCTGGTCCGCACCCGTCTGGACTTCGACGACATGCTGGCCCGGCGCGCGGTCGAGGCCGGCGCCCTGCTCCGCACGAACGTGAACGTCACCGGCCCGGTCCTCAATGACGAAGGCTACGTGATCGGCGTGCAGGCCAAGGCCGGTCCGGGCAAAGAGCCGGTGGAATTCCGGGCCCCGCTGGTCATCGCGGCGGACGGTGTCTCCGGCAAGTTCCCGCTGGCCCTGGGGCTGGCCAAGCGCGACGACCGTCCGCTCGGGGTGGCCGTCCGGCGCTACTACCGCTCCGCGGCCCGGGCGGACGACAACTACCTGGAGTCCTGGCTGGAGCTGCGCAGCGCGCAGGACCCGAGCCGGCTCCTCCCCGGCTACGGCTGGATCTTCGGCCTCGGCGACGGCCGGGTGAACGTCGGCCTCGGCATCCTGAACTCGTCGGACGCCTTCGGCAAGACCAACTACAAGCACCTGCTCACCGACTGGCTCGGCTCCACCCCGGAGGACTGGGGGATGCGGGACGAGGCGAACGCGGAGGGCCCGACGCTCGGCGCGGCGCTCCCGATGGGCTTCAACCGGGTGCCGCATTACACCCGCGGGGTAATGCTGGTCGGCGATTCGGGTGGCATGGTCAACCCGATGAACGGCGAGGGCATCGCGTACGCGATGGAGTCCGGTGAACTGGCCGCCGAGGTGGCGGTGCAGGCGCTGGCGCGTCCGGCGGGGCCGGACCGGGAGCGGGCGCTGCGCGCGTACCCGGCCGAGCTGAGCGTGCGGTTCGGTGGCTACTACCGGCTGGGCGGCGTGTTCGTGAAGCTGATCGGCAACCCGCAGATCATGCGGCTGGCCACCAAGCACGGCATGCCGCACCCGACGTTGATGAAGTTCGTCCTGAAACTGCTGGCCAACCTCACCGACCCCCGGGGTGGCGACGCGATGGACCGGATCATCAACGGCTTGACGAAGGTGGCGCCTGCCGTCTGACGACGGAATCGGGCACCCCGACCAAAGGGATATAAAAGCGAAAAACTAGTGTGAAGCGGCTAACAGTCGTACGGGAGTGAAGATGACCCTCAACCCATACGTCCCGATCGTCGGGTTGCTGATCCTCGGCGCGCTCTTCGCGTTGTTCTCGGTGTCTGTCGCACCGATCGTCGGGCCGAAGCGCTACAACCGGGCCAAGATGGACGCCTACGAGTGCGGCATTGAGCCGGCCCCACAACCGATCGGCGGCGGCCGATTCCCGGTGAAGTTCTATCTGACAGCGATGCTCTTCATCGTCTTCGACATCGAGACCATCTTCCTCTACCCGTGGGCCGTCTCGTTCGAGGCGCTGGGCCTGTTCGGATTCGTGGAAATGGTCCTGTTCATCGTCACCGTCTTCATCGCCTACACGTACGTGTGGCGGCGCGGCGGACTCAACTGGGACTGATAACCATGGGAATCGAAGAGAAGCTGCCCAGTGGCATCCTGCTCACCTCGGTCGAGAAGCTGTCGAACTGGGCCCGCAAGTCGTCGTTCTGGGGCGCGACCTTCGGCCTGGCCTGCTGTGCCATCGAGATGATGGCGGCCGGCGGACCGCACTACGACCTGGGTCGCTGGGGCATGGAGGTGTTCCGCGCCTCGCCCCGCCAGGCGGACCTGATGATCGTCGCGG contains:
- a CDS encoding geranylgeranyl reductase family protein; this encodes MNDHPPSTVADEADVIVVGAGPGGSAAAYHLARHGVRVLLLEKTEFPREKVCGDGLTPRAVRQLVRMGIDTSEKAGWLQNRGLRVIGGGVRLELDWPELASFPSYGLVRTRLDFDDMLARRAVEAGALLRTNVNVTGPVLNDEGYVIGVQAKAGPGKEPVEFRAPLVIAADGVSGKFPLALGLAKRDDRPLGVAVRRYYRSAARADDNYLESWLELRSAQDPSRLLPGYGWIFGLGDGRVNVGLGILNSSDAFGKTNYKHLLTDWLGSTPEDWGMRDEANAEGPTLGAALPMGFNRVPHYTRGVMLVGDSGGMVNPMNGEGIAYAMESGELAAEVAVQALARPAGPDRERALRAYPAELSVRFGGYYRLGGVFVKLIGNPQIMRLATKHGMPHPTLMKFVLKLLANLTDPRGGDAMDRIINGLTKVAPAV
- a CDS encoding NADH-quinone oxidoreductase subunit A, which gives rise to MTLNPYVPIVGLLILGALFALFSVSVAPIVGPKRYNRAKMDAYECGIEPAPQPIGGGRFPVKFYLTAMLFIVFDIETIFLYPWAVSFEALGLFGFVEMVLFIVTVFIAYTYVWRRGGLNWD